One genomic region from Maridesulfovibrio ferrireducens encodes:
- a CDS encoding PaaI family thioesterase, which yields MEGFDIKKVIEEGIPFDLFLGLKVEHLEHGYAKLRLPYRPEFIGDPRRPALHGGVISMLIDTCGGTAVWASGDVRDRVSTIDMRVDYLRPAGPEDLIAEARVRLLGNRVGNSQITVYSASDPDLIVAEGRAVYNVRKHSDDVLCEE from the coding sequence ATGGAAGGTTTCGACATCAAAAAAGTGATTGAAGAAGGTATCCCGTTTGACCTTTTCTTAGGTCTCAAGGTTGAACACTTAGAGCATGGCTATGCAAAACTGCGTTTGCCTTATCGTCCTGAGTTCATAGGCGACCCGAGGCGTCCGGCATTGCATGGCGGCGTTATATCCATGCTTATTGATACCTGCGGCGGAACAGCTGTATGGGCATCGGGAGATGTGCGGGATCGTGTTTCCACAATTGATATGCGCGTGGACTATCTGCGTCCCGCTGGACCGGAAGACCTTATAGCCGAGGCCCGTGTAAGGTTGCTTGGCAACAGGGTGGGGAATAGCCAGATTACCGTTTATTCTGCATCTGACCCTGATTTGATTGTTGCGGAGGGGCGCGCTGTTTATAATGTGCGGAAACATTCTGATGATGTGTTGTGTGAGGAATAA